Proteins encoded in a region of the Leifsonia sp. PS1209 genome:
- a CDS encoding TOBE domain-containing protein gives MPQIRIKDAALYLGVSDDTVRRWIDAGTLGSATDSAGRTVVDGLELAQLAKQNAVLPADPSGVARSARNRFVGLVTGIVMDTVMAQVELQCGPHRVVSLMSSEAVRELGLEPGSVAVAVVKATTVIVETPIGKD, from the coding sequence GTGCCGCAGATTCGGATTAAAGACGCCGCGCTCTACCTCGGGGTGAGCGACGACACCGTGCGCAGATGGATCGACGCCGGGACGCTCGGAAGCGCGACGGACAGTGCGGGCCGCACCGTGGTGGACGGGCTCGAACTCGCCCAGCTCGCCAAGCAGAACGCCGTGCTCCCCGCCGACCCGTCCGGCGTCGCGCGCTCGGCCCGCAACCGCTTCGTCGGACTGGTGACCGGCATCGTGATGGACACGGTCATGGCCCAGGTGGAGCTGCAGTGCGGCCCACACCGGGTGGTGTCGCTGATGAGCAGCGAGGCGGTGCGCGAACTGGGGCTCGAACCCGGCTCGGTCGCCGTCGCGGTCGTGAAGGCGACCACCGTCATCGTCGAGACCCCCATCGGGAAGGACTGA